In Serratia sp. FDAARGOS_506, a genomic segment contains:
- a CDS encoding metal-dependent hydrolase, translating into MTAEGHLIFSVACAIFAKKAEVTPELATGDWWHIIPAALLTSLLPDIDHPKSVLGQRLRWIALPIARAFGHRGFTHSLLAIAGGMALFQLDVPRSWPIPADALHAMIIGYFSHLLADMLTPAGVPLLWPCRWRFRLPLLNSQKGNQLERVLCLCLVAFAICWQGDFTLPVQSYVEQIRNIRL; encoded by the coding sequence ATGACTGCGGAAGGACATCTCATTTTCTCTGTCGCTTGCGCGATCTTCGCCAAGAAGGCGGAAGTCACGCCAGAGCTGGCTACCGGCGACTGGTGGCACATCATACCCGCCGCGCTGCTGACCTCGCTGCTGCCGGACATCGATCACCCCAAGTCGGTACTGGGCCAGCGTCTGCGCTGGATTGCCCTGCCCATCGCCCGCGCCTTCGGCCACCGCGGCTTCACCCACAGCCTGCTGGCGATAGCCGGCGGCATGGCGCTGTTCCAGTTGGACGTGCCGCGCAGCTGGCCAATCCCGGCAGACGCGCTGCACGCCATGATCATCGGCTACTTCAGCCACCTGCTGGCCGATATGCTCACCCCCGCCGGCGTTCCGCTGCTGTGGCCGTGCCGCTGGCGTTTTCGCCTGCCGCTGCTCAACTCGCAAAAAGGCAACCAGCTCGAGCGCGTGCTGTGTCTGTGCCTGGTGGCGTTTGCCATCTGTTGGCAAGGTGATTTCACCCTGCCGGTGCAATCCTATGTTGAGCAAATCAGAAATATCAGACTCTGA
- the hxpB gene encoding hexitol phosphatase HxpB yields MAYSQRIETAIFDMDGLLIDSEPLWLQAELDIFGALGLDLSDRHKLPDTLGLRIDLVVKMWYQAMPWQGVSLDEVSARIIERAIELVHETRPLLPGVRQALELCRSQGLNIGLASASPLHMQQQVLKMFDLEGYFDQLVSAEYLPYSKPHPEVYLIAAERLGSDPLRCITLEDSFNGMIATKAARMRSIVIPAAEYRHDPRWALADHKLETLEQLTPAHVA; encoded by the coding sequence ATGGCTTATTCGCAACGCATTGAAACCGCAATTTTTGATATGGACGGCTTGTTGATCGATTCAGAACCGCTGTGGCTGCAGGCCGAGCTGGATATCTTCGGCGCGCTGGGTCTGGATCTGTCCGATCGCCACAAACTGCCGGACACCCTGGGATTGCGCATCGATCTGGTGGTGAAGATGTGGTACCAGGCGATGCCCTGGCAAGGGGTTTCGCTCGATGAGGTGTCGGCGCGGATTATCGAACGCGCCATCGAGCTGGTGCACGAGACGCGTCCGCTGTTGCCGGGCGTGCGGCAGGCGCTGGAGCTGTGCCGTAGCCAGGGGCTGAACATCGGTCTCGCCTCCGCCTCGCCGCTGCATATGCAACAGCAGGTGCTGAAAATGTTCGATCTTGAGGGTTACTTTGATCAGCTGGTTTCTGCCGAATACCTGCCGTACAGCAAACCGCACCCGGAGGTCTACCTGATCGCCGCCGAACGCCTGGGCAGCGATCCGCTGCGCTGTATCACGCTGGAAGACTCCTTTAACGGCATGATCGCCACCAAGGCCGCGCGGATGCGTTCCATCGTGATCCCAGCCGCCGAATACCGCCACGATCCGCGCTGGGCGCTGGCTGATCACAAGCTGGAGACCCTGGAACAGCTCACCCCCGCCCACGTTGCCTGA
- the yfeC gene encoding iron/manganese ABC transporter permease subunit YfeC yields the protein MLDLLLQPFSYNYMVKAIWVSAIVGAACAFLSAYLMLKGWSLMGDALSHSVVPGVAGAYALGLPYAAGAFFTGMLAALAMTLVRHITRLREDAIIGFIFSTFFAVGLLIVSLNPTAVNVQSIIFGNILGIADEDVLQVEIIIGVSLLILCLVWKDLLAVFFDESHAVSIGLSPLRLKILFFTLLSACTVAALQTVGAILVIAMVITPGATAYLLTDRFSRLVIIAIIIGALTSGVGAYLSFFLDGATGGVIVTLQTLVFLAAFIFAPKHGLLASRRRVAHSQTGGR from the coding sequence ATGCTGGACCTTCTGCTGCAACCTTTCAGTTATAACTACATGGTGAAAGCCATCTGGGTCAGCGCCATCGTCGGCGCCGCCTGTGCGTTCCTCTCCGCCTACCTGATGCTGAAGGGATGGTCGCTGATGGGCGATGCGCTGTCGCACTCGGTGGTACCCGGCGTGGCCGGCGCCTACGCGCTTGGTCTGCCCTACGCCGCCGGCGCCTTCTTCACCGGCATGCTGGCGGCGCTGGCAATGACGCTGGTGCGCCACATCACCCGGCTGCGCGAAGACGCCATCATCGGCTTTATTTTCTCCACCTTCTTCGCCGTCGGCCTGCTGATCGTGTCGCTCAACCCCACCGCGGTCAACGTGCAATCGATCATCTTCGGCAATATCCTCGGCATCGCCGACGAAGACGTGCTGCAGGTGGAAATCATCATCGGCGTTTCGCTGCTGATCCTGTGCCTGGTGTGGAAAGACCTGCTGGCGGTGTTCTTCGACGAAAGCCACGCGGTGTCGATCGGCCTGTCGCCACTGCGGCTGAAGATCCTGTTTTTCACCCTGCTCAGCGCCTGCACCGTCGCCGCGCTGCAGACCGTCGGCGCCATTCTGGTGATCGCCATGGTGATCACGCCGGGCGCTACCGCCTACCTGCTGACCGATCGCTTCAGCCGGCTGGTGATCATCGCCATCATCATCGGCGCACTGACCAGCGGCGTTGGCGCGTACCTGAGTTTCTTCCTCGACGGCGCCACCGGGGGCGTTATCGTCACCCTGCAAACGCTGGTGTTCCTGGCGGCGTTCATCTTCGCACCGAAACACGGCCTGCTGGCGTCCCGGCGCCGCGTGGCGCATTCGCAAACCGGAGGCCGCTGA
- a CDS encoding fructosamine kinase family protein yields MWQAVSRLLSEHLGSAEIRERIELPGGDIHPAWRVSYGDNEVFVKCDAREQLPIFTAEADQLALLARSKSVRVPEVYGVGSDRDYSFLLLEYQQLKPLDAHGAYCLGQQLAHLHQWSEQPQFGLDFDSDLTTTPQPNAWQRRWSEFFAEQRIGWQLQLAAEKGMTFGDIDDIVDRVYLRLQHHQPQPSLLHGNLWPGNCAMTAHGPILFDPASYWGDRECDLAMLPLYPELPPQIYDGYQSVWPLGAGFIERQPLYQLYYLLNRSNLFGGQHLVAAQRAVEALLQPEAS; encoded by the coding sequence ATGTGGCAAGCCGTTAGCCGTCTGTTAAGTGAACATCTTGGCAGCGCAGAGATACGCGAAAGGATTGAACTGCCCGGGGGCGACATTCACCCGGCGTGGCGCGTGAGTTACGGTGACAACGAGGTGTTCGTGAAATGCGACGCCCGTGAACAACTGCCGATATTCACCGCCGAGGCCGATCAGCTGGCGTTGCTGGCGCGCAGCAAAAGCGTGCGGGTGCCGGAAGTGTACGGCGTCGGCAGCGATCGCGACTACAGCTTCCTGCTGCTGGAGTATCAGCAGCTGAAACCCCTCGACGCCCACGGCGCCTACTGCCTGGGCCAGCAGTTGGCGCATTTGCACCAGTGGAGTGAGCAACCACAGTTCGGTCTCGACTTCGACAGCGATCTGACCACCACCCCGCAACCCAACGCCTGGCAGCGCCGTTGGTCGGAATTCTTCGCCGAGCAGCGCATCGGCTGGCAGCTGCAACTGGCGGCGGAGAAAGGCATGACCTTCGGCGATATCGACGACATCGTCGATCGGGTGTATCTGCGCTTGCAGCACCACCAGCCGCAGCCTTCGCTACTGCACGGCAACCTGTGGCCGGGCAACTGCGCGATGACCGCCCACGGGCCGATTCTGTTCGATCCGGCCAGCTACTGGGGCGACCGAGAGTGCGATTTAGCGATGCTGCCGCTGTATCCGGAGCTGCCGCCGCAGATCTACGACGGCTATCAGAGCGTATGGCCGCTGGGAGCCGGGTTTATCGAGCGCCAGCCGCTGTATCAGCTGTACTACCTGCTCAACCGCAGCAACCTGTTCGGCGGCCAGCATCTGGTGGCTGCGCAACGCGCGGTGGAAGCGCTGTTGCAGCCCGAGGCGTCGTAA
- a CDS encoding L-cystine transporter, translating to MNLPLVINVLVFVALLLLLAQTRHKQWSLAKKVLVGLVVGVVFGLGLQLVYGSDNPVLKESISWFNIVGNGYVQLLQMIVMPLVFASILSAVAKLHNASSLGKISVLTIGTLLFTTLISALVGVLVTNLFGLTAEGLVQGAQESARLTAIQTNYVGKLADLTVPQMVLSFIPKNPFADLTGASPTSIISVVIFATFLGVASLQLLKDDKPKGERVLVAIDTLQAWVMKLVRLVMKLTPYGVLALMTKVVAGSNIHDIVKLGSFVVASYIGLAIMFVVHAVLLAFTGVNPMKFFRKVWPVITFAFTSRSSAASIPLNVEAQTRRLGVPESIASFSASFGATIGQNGCAGLYPAMLAVMVAPTVGINPLDPVWIATLVGIVTISSAGVAGVGGGATFAALIVLPAMGLPVTLVALLISVEPLIDMGRTALNVNGSMAAGTITSQLMKQTDKAVMDSEDEVELAHR from the coding sequence ATGAATCTTCCGCTCGTGATTAACGTGCTGGTGTTTGTCGCGCTCCTGTTGCTGTTGGCGCAAACCCGCCACAAGCAATGGAGCCTGGCGAAAAAAGTGCTGGTCGGCCTGGTGGTCGGCGTGGTGTTCGGCCTGGGCCTGCAGCTGGTGTACGGCTCCGACAACCCGGTGCTGAAAGAATCCATCAGCTGGTTCAACATCGTCGGCAACGGCTATGTGCAGCTGTTGCAAATGATCGTCATGCCGCTGGTGTTCGCCTCGATCCTGAGCGCGGTGGCCAAGCTGCACAACGCCTCTTCCCTGGGCAAAATCAGCGTCCTGACTATCGGCACGCTGCTGTTCACCACGCTGATCTCGGCGCTCGTGGGCGTGCTGGTCACCAACCTGTTCGGCCTGACCGCCGAAGGTCTGGTGCAAGGCGCGCAGGAAAGCGCTCGCCTGACGGCGATCCAAACCAACTACGTGGGCAAACTGGCCGATCTGACCGTGCCGCAGATGGTGCTGTCGTTCATTCCGAAAAACCCGTTCGCCGATCTGACTGGCGCCAGCCCGACGTCGATCATCAGCGTGGTGATCTTCGCCACCTTCCTCGGCGTGGCGTCGCTGCAGCTGCTGAAAGACGACAAGCCGAAAGGCGAGCGCGTGCTGGTCGCTATCGACACCCTGCAGGCCTGGGTGATGAAACTGGTGCGTTTGGTCATGAAGCTGACGCCGTACGGCGTGCTGGCGCTGATGACCAAAGTGGTCGCCGGTTCCAACATTCACGACATCGTCAAGCTCGGTAGCTTCGTGGTGGCCTCGTACATCGGCCTGGCCATCATGTTCGTGGTACACGCTGTCCTGCTGGCCTTCACCGGCGTTAACCCGATGAAGTTCTTCCGCAAGGTGTGGCCGGTGATCACCTTCGCCTTCACCAGCCGCTCCAGCGCCGCCAGCATTCCATTGAACGTGGAAGCGCAGACCCGCCGCCTGGGCGTGCCGGAATCCATCGCCAGCTTCTCGGCGTCGTTCGGCGCCACCATCGGCCAGAACGGTTGCGCAGGCCTCTACCCGGCAATGCTGGCGGTAATGGTTGCGCCAACCGTTGGCATCAACCCGCTGGATCCGGTGTGGATCGCCACCCTGGTCGGCATCGTCACCATCAGCTCCGCCGGCGTGGCGGGCGTGGGTGGCGGCGCCACCTTCGCCGCGCTGATCGTACTGCCGGCGATGGGTCTGCCGGTGACGCTGGTCGCGCTGCTGATCTCGGTCGAACCGCTGATCGACATGGGCCGTACCGCGCTGAACGTCAACGGCTCCATGGCGGCGGGCACCATTACCAGCCAGCTGATGAAGCAAACCGACAAAGCCGTGATGGACAGCGAAGACGAAGTCGAATTGGCTCACCGTTAA
- a CDS encoding manganese/iron ABC transporter ATP-binding protein — protein MTHEPFVRPELNVDDVTVTYNNGHTAIHNASFTLSGGSICALVGVNGSGKSTLFKSIMGLVRPTAGQVSLSDKPVADALKKNLIAYVPQTEDVDWNFPVLVEDVVMMGRYGKMNFLRIPSREDRLRVDKALERVGLSELRGRQIGELSGGQKKRVFLARALAQQGTVLLLDEPFTGVDVKTENAIIELLRALRDEGHLILVSTHNLGSVPEFCDRVILINRTVLAAGPTETTFTQSNLEQAFGGVLRHINLSGPDLHDDNDPRTVTVLTDDERPAVFYGHTKSDPPANSQAREKQS, from the coding sequence ATGACCCATGAGCCGTTTGTCCGCCCTGAATTGAACGTGGACGACGTAACCGTGACCTACAACAACGGGCACACCGCCATTCATAACGCCAGCTTCACCCTGAGCGGCGGTTCTATCTGCGCGCTGGTCGGCGTCAATGGCAGCGGCAAGTCAACGTTGTTCAAAAGCATCATGGGCCTGGTCAGGCCCACCGCCGGCCAGGTGTCGCTCAGCGACAAACCGGTGGCGGACGCGCTGAAAAAGAACCTGATCGCCTACGTGCCGCAGACCGAAGACGTCGACTGGAACTTCCCGGTGCTGGTGGAGGACGTGGTGATGATGGGGCGCTACGGCAAGATGAACTTTCTGCGCATTCCGTCGCGCGAGGATCGGTTGCGGGTCGACAAGGCGCTGGAGCGCGTCGGCTTGAGCGAGCTGCGCGGCCGCCAGATCGGCGAGCTGTCCGGCGGCCAGAAGAAACGCGTGTTCCTGGCGCGCGCGCTGGCGCAACAGGGCACCGTGCTGTTGCTGGACGAACCGTTCACCGGCGTGGATGTGAAAACCGAGAACGCCATTATCGAGCTGCTGCGCGCGCTGCGCGATGAGGGGCACCTGATCCTGGTCTCCACCCATAACCTCGGCAGCGTGCCGGAGTTCTGCGATCGGGTGATCCTCATCAACCGCACGGTGCTGGCCGCCGGCCCGACCGAGACCACCTTCACCCAGAGCAACCTGGAGCAGGCGTTCGGCGGCGTGCTGCGCCATATCAACCTCTCCGGCCCAGATCTGCACGACGACAACGATCCGCGCACCGTTACGGTGTTGACCGACGATGAGCGCCCGGCGGTCTTCTACGGCCACACCAAGAGCGATCCGCCGGCCAACAGCCAGGCCAGGGAGAAACAATCCTGA
- a CDS encoding YniB family protein, giving the protein MTYQQAGRIAILKRILGWVVFIPALLSTLISVLGFIYQHSEKTKGINAVMLDFVHVMVDMVRFNTPFLNLFWYNSPVPDVDKSLFSGANLMFIIIYILIFVGLALQASGARMSRQVKFIREGLEDQMILEQAKGSEGHTRQQLEERITLPHHTIFLQYFPLYILPIVIAVIAWFVIRLLGQLAGAA; this is encoded by the coding sequence ATGACGTATCAACAGGCCGGGCGTATCGCCATTTTGAAACGCATTCTCGGATGGGTGGTTTTTATCCCGGCGTTGCTGTCGACGCTGATTTCCGTGCTGGGCTTTATCTATCAGCACAGTGAAAAAACCAAGGGCATCAACGCGGTGATGCTGGATTTTGTCCACGTGATGGTGGATATGGTGCGCTTCAATACGCCGTTCCTGAACCTTTTCTGGTACAACTCGCCGGTGCCTGACGTGGATAAAAGCCTGTTCAGCGGCGCCAATCTGATGTTCATCATCATCTATATACTGATCTTCGTTGGGCTGGCGCTGCAGGCTTCCGGCGCGCGTATGTCGCGCCAGGTCAAGTTCATCCGCGAAGGGTTGGAAGATCAAATGATCCTGGAGCAGGCCAAGGGCAGCGAAGGACATACGCGCCAGCAGCTGGAGGAGCGCATTACGCTACCACACCACACCATCTTCCTGCAGTACTTCCCGCTGTACATCCTGCCGATCGTGATTGCGGTGATCGCCTGGTTCGTGATCCGCCTGCTGGGGCAGTTGGCCGGTGCGGCCTGA
- a CDS encoding metal ABC transporter permease: protein MDTLYQLLSEPFAYPFMQRAIVAAIVTGVVCAVLSCYLVLKGWSLMGDAISHAVLPGIVVAFVVGIPLAIGAFLSGIFCAVATGYLKENSRVKEDTVMGIVFSGMFAFGLVLFSRIDTDQHLSHILFGNMLGITDGELKQTLLIAGITLAVVLLKRKDFMLYCFDPHHARVIGLPVKLLHYGLLCLLAMTIVASLQAVGVILVIAMLIAPGIIAFMLCRRFDRMLMVATVVSVFSCVLGTLISFHIDGATGPCIVIVQAVLFVIALLYSKLRPLRRNQAAPAGG, encoded by the coding sequence ATGGACACCCTGTATCAACTGCTCAGCGAACCCTTCGCCTACCCGTTCATGCAGCGGGCGATCGTCGCCGCTATCGTCACCGGCGTAGTGTGCGCCGTGCTCTCCTGCTATCTGGTGCTCAAAGGCTGGTCGCTGATGGGCGACGCCATCTCGCACGCGGTGCTGCCCGGCATCGTGGTGGCGTTCGTGGTCGGCATCCCGCTGGCGATCGGCGCGTTCCTCTCCGGCATCTTTTGCGCGGTAGCCACCGGCTACCTGAAAGAGAACAGCCGGGTGAAAGAAGACACGGTGATGGGCATCGTCTTTTCCGGCATGTTCGCCTTCGGGCTGGTGCTGTTCTCGCGCATCGATACCGACCAGCACCTGAGCCACATTCTGTTCGGCAACATGCTGGGCATTACCGACGGCGAGCTGAAGCAAACCCTGCTGATCGCCGGCATCACTCTGGCGGTAGTGTTGCTCAAGCGTAAAGATTTCATGCTGTACTGCTTCGATCCACATCATGCACGAGTAATTGGCCTGCCGGTCAAGCTGCTGCACTACGGGCTGCTGTGTCTGCTGGCGATGACCATCGTCGCCTCGCTGCAGGCCGTGGGGGTGATCCTGGTGATCGCCATGCTGATCGCCCCCGGCATCATCGCCTTTATGCTGTGTCGCCGCTTCGACCGCATGCTGATGGTGGCGACGGTGGTGTCGGTGTTCTCCTGCGTGCTCGGCACCCTGATCAGCTTCCACATCGACGGCGCCACCGGGCCCTGCATCGTCATCGTGCAGGCCGTGCTGTTCGTTATCGCCTTGTTGTACAGCAAGCTACGTCCGTTACGGCGTAACCAAGCCGCCCCCGCCGGCGGTTAA